The following proteins are encoded in a genomic region of Ammospiza caudacuta isolate bAmmCau1 chromosome 3, bAmmCau1.pri, whole genome shotgun sequence:
- the SMLR1 gene encoding small leucine-rich protein 1, whose translation MSVGYILSVFVRELPGPVLFAGIFMPVTLLLLLLIVYFRIKLREVEEEIAMAQDSRNDFMNHHGQWKKPRRSREKENRYKNSRTFKGASRLRKQA comes from the exons ATGAGTGTGGGTTACATACTGTCAGTGTTTGTGAGGGAGCTGCCTGGTCCTGTTCTCTTTGCTGGGATCTTTATGCCCGTGActttgctcctgctgctgctaattGTCTACTTCAGGATCAAACTAAGAGAAG TTGAGGAGGAAATTGCCATGGCACAAGATTCTAGGAATGACTTCATGAATCACCATGGCCAGTGGAAGAAACCCAGGAGATccagagaaaaagagaacagaTACAAGAACTCAAGGACATTTAAGGGAGCTTCACGTCTCAGGAAGCAAGCTTAA